The Pseudomonas wenzhouensis genome has a segment encoding these proteins:
- a CDS encoding tryptophan synthase subunit beta: protein MVYVQRDAAGRLLRVEHEPFEGMTENLAVESEELHNWLAAKEEVKARLDSLKQSDLELVRVLEDVVSVLVERGVIRYTDLPEAARQKLDQRAIARAEIEGLSGLLGDDEHDLV from the coding sequence ATGGTTTACGTACAGCGCGATGCAGCTGGGCGTTTGTTGCGCGTGGAGCATGAACCCTTCGAGGGAATGACTGAAAATCTGGCCGTCGAGAGCGAGGAGCTGCATAACTGGCTAGCCGCCAAGGAAGAGGTCAAGGCGCGTCTGGATAGCCTGAAACAGTCTGATCTCGAGCTGGTTCGTGTGCTCGAAGACGTGGTCAGTGTGCTGGTCGAGCGTGGTGTCATTCGCTACACCGACTTGCCTGAAGCGGCACGGCAGAAGCTCGATCAGCGTGCGATCGCGCGTGCCGAAATCGAAGGATTGAGCGGTTTGCTGGGCGACGACGAACACGACCTGGTTTGA
- a CDS encoding retention module-containing protein, giving the protein MATLIGVVSQVVGEVFAVASDGSRRPISEGDRVYAGEQLLTGVAGAVAVTLTNGQQLTLGRDSNITLDAQMFADRGEPQAPAAEAPPAAPSDADLTDVERLQAAIEAGVDPTLEGEATAAGPGAGGAAGGAGGGHSFVLLGEVGGALDPVIGFPTEGLPGGPEFPEGEPVATADATPAVDGVPTGGAASNAVDEDGLPDGIVGGVNDLDGEVTSVNGVLGYSFGPDGPGTFAWSTAGLAALGVSSGGAPLVYQVSPDGLTLTATAGESVVFVAQVTNLATGAYQFQLFAPLDHAAPELGGSDENDILYQFGYTITDGNGTPATGSLSILIDDDSPIQSGGEQERPWIRAQVHEDALGTGNAEPDNLPAQTTQAIGEPGTLNNLVDFGADGPGSFQLDTRAEALSDLQALGLSSAGQALVYSVSEDGTTLTATAGAQGAPVFTLVVGADGSYTFTLLGPIDHTQQDGVDSETLGSSELSLDFSKLLIATDFDGDAVPGGFVSGSFVIDIEDDVPVQIGGEERPVVTGQVQEDALTGGNTEGSGQTLTASGAAGTLDALVAFGADGRGGFQLSQEPGALSGLQGLNLISGGVALVYSVSIDGTTLTATAGGGGDPVFTLIVRPDGSYDFTLQGPVDHPQQNGVDSETLGGSERVLDFSTVLVATDGDGDPIFGGFAEGSFVIDIEDDVPVQIGGEERPVVTGQVQEDALTGGNTEGSGQTLTAIGAAGTLDALVAFGADGRGGFQLSQEPGALSGLQGLNLTSGGVALVYSVSIDGTTLTATAGGGGDPVFTLIVRPDGSYDFTLQGPVDHPQQDGVDSEILGGSERALDFSGVLVATDGDGDPIFGGFAEGSFVIDIEDDVPVLKNLDPQQALPGGTVHEDLLSSPYTGNAEGGAQTLVVSTATGAGTLSSLVSFGADGPGVFGLVDGDTATALLDAQSLKSGGENLVYDVVQTVIDGKLVSTTLTAVSADILGNYPVFTLQVNADGSFSFTLQGPIDHPQANGDDGELWSNVGATGIDFTQLFTATDGDGDPLKLPEGSSGLFVINIEDDVPELVTSEPEYSLTLTYQGGDASYANSYGYYIKGPDGVPVSGVVVWSDTTQLSIGSSVTLEGLAPDSIGFFIIPNGGANGVSNGTEVSFELVDGQWQVFANGSPLVGEGGASVVFDNPALNPDNKPHVQDNAAPGNQNWEDVNNSGSDNDYNDVNIQATWANSTPPAIGGTVHEDKLDSPHIGNPESSQTLVVSTATGAGSLASLVAFGADGRGSFGLVSSEAATAALDGQGLASAERPLVYTVSESLDDQGHLLSTTLTATAAAEVGGYPVFTLVINANGSFSFTLQGPIDHPQADGNDSELWSSDGKIGIDFTHLLAITDGDGDPLNIHEGVGGLFVINIEDDVPTLSLGINTQALAQLEVVLDETRGEQDRYAANDDTSQGYINDDAGGALARTTTQVSGGLSALFSVSSAAGADGQASLSSSLSFTGIPPEGLATTLSATDGGAIRLIVDASDSQLLRGLDSSGDTVFTIAIITVDGQAQLQTTLFEAIRHPDNGQRFDEAVDLLIKDGSLKLQYQMILVDGDGDAVTRSESVELAGGKSSYFSFQDDGPKITAFSIAEEAKLYVDESVGAGGSSQNEPGYAAPNDELGHGSVLGYARIQGKDLFSLSADGGADGLDASRTRFSLSLSANGVDSGLDATAGGDILLFKDADGNILGKANGVTVFKISVNAIDGSVTLEQYQAIKHGDTDSHDELASIKEGVLTLGVTVFDKDGDVQSASLDLGKVVGFEDDGPSAQIALNAQVKLILDESLGTDPTDSNAALDDDVSSNTFPAGYGTPIGLMQGDLVDVQSADVGTDEAGSSVALSLSITDPNSGLMTTSGQAITLYQESDGSINGRIGGATGTVVIAVSMDAAGVVTVAQYQALQHPTSPDSQDESVNLSGKLEAVLTVTDGDGDVTISRVDIGGQILFEDDGPRVIQPDCAELQEQTGFTTQGVIQADYGSDGGGFDLSANAGPTADGLFYSVVKENGVTTLTATVGDADGETFFTLTVYDDPDALGNGNNYELTIFNARPVTIADFDLQSIDAGQPEASFLVDSGEGLSVTLTGSGLVNPSNQGVGVGGNNLINGAEQLHMAFSATVYSAEVSVQKLSSGDQLSWQAFDENDQLVASGTQNGQGSENSAFTFDLAGSTFTFGSAASLAEGFVKLTFASNDGDYRIQNIALEQQFLPPSLDLSFHIDVVDGDNDVVSTQLDICFVNDQPSGGFVFDRVDEEGLPNGIVGGVADDDGVATIVTGSLGYDYGDDGFGSFAWQTDGLPAVTSGGQSVEYQVSDNGLVLTAQTVGSQQPVFTVTLTNTATGAFQFQLHAPLDHPAPASGSVENNLDFQFGYQMVDGNGSTASGALIISVDDDSPAQPNDIAKSASEPLGIHTNLMVVLDLSGSMDDAPSGVSGFTTKLALAKDAVQRLIDSYDNLGDVMVRIVTFANTASAVGNVWMTANDAKAWLTALANNAGNGSTNYDDALIKAMSAYDSTGKLTGTGVQSVSYFLSDGQPTLSNANPGSNNSGSQYNPELGDGIGAGEEADWIAFLTARGIKSYALGMGLGSDLDQTLLNPIAYDGKAGVNTDGILVSNLNQLNDTLQGTVTGTVITGNLIDEGSNGFGADGPGVLPIASITHNGVTYTRASAAYDEATHTLTFTTAGGGAFSVNLLTGAYTYSFNGDVAENRTDTIRYTLVDRDGDAATAELKLTITDSSEVHAYDNYNQAVVGQTWVTPNPVPKVLADFSSTSNPASSGPNYNPWIFDTFNNGNVSGNETTVITQANVLDVSGSKWGATALSSTNGVSVQSGALQLIDSDRSAGVSTKAATPTFDVASDSTARVSFDLGSIRNFSSSGTGDQFTWTLYKQNGSAWELVQSGTHASSNSTTVTSNSVGEGTYRLYFEVNDRTNNSSSYRVRVDNITLITVAAAMLVDTATAVAGNVLTDPNNYLNSDHPWGAVDSKGSEGAVLSVLDNGNFVAVGTSKTLTGQWGSLLIQGDGAYTYTPDPDYANLGKEDVFTYQLTQPDGDVSTARLVVGIGSGVAVQPNVIMGHEALNDTLLGSEGSDVLLGLGGNDTLYGLGGNDRLEGGDGNDTLIAGKGNDILIGGGGNDTFVWTADDRGGNYHDIIKDFGNGDDKLDLSQLLQGIEEPATADVLTQYLSFDFVSDPGSTVINIASAGGGAPVDQTITLENTVLSGGNAAEIIQGMLDNQQLVA; this is encoded by the coding sequence ATGGCTACTCTCATTGGTGTCGTCAGTCAGGTGGTCGGCGAAGTGTTCGCGGTAGCGAGCGACGGATCGCGCCGGCCAATCAGCGAAGGTGATCGGGTCTATGCAGGCGAACAACTGCTGACCGGGGTTGCCGGTGCGGTTGCGGTGACCCTGACCAATGGCCAGCAACTGACCCTGGGGCGCGACAGCAACATCACCCTCGATGCGCAGATGTTTGCCGATCGTGGTGAGCCGCAAGCACCGGCCGCTGAAGCGCCTCCCGCAGCTCCCAGCGATGCCGATCTGACCGATGTCGAGCGCCTGCAGGCTGCCATCGAGGCGGGTGTTGACCCGACTCTGGAAGGTGAGGCCACTGCGGCTGGGCCGGGTGCAGGCGGTGCTGCAGGTGGTGCCGGTGGTGGCCATTCTTTCGTGTTGCTCGGTGAGGTCGGCGGGGCACTGGATCCGGTCATTGGTTTTCCCACGGAGGGCCTACCCGGTGGGCCTGAGTTTCCGGAGGGTGAGCCCGTCGCCACTGCCGATGCCACGCCTGCTGTGGATGGCGTGCCCACGGGAGGCGCAGCCTCCAATGCGGTGGACGAGGATGGCCTGCCTGACGGCATCGTCGGTGGCGTCAACGACCTGGACGGCGAGGTCACGAGTGTCAATGGCGTCCTTGGCTACAGTTTTGGGCCGGATGGCCCCGGCACCTTCGCCTGGTCGACCGCCGGCCTGGCCGCGCTGGGCGTCAGCTCCGGTGGCGCACCGCTGGTCTATCAGGTTAGCCCCGATGGTTTGACGTTGACCGCGACGGCGGGGGAGTCCGTGGTGTTCGTGGCCCAGGTCACCAACCTGGCCACGGGGGCCTATCAGTTCCAGCTTTTCGCCCCGCTCGATCATGCAGCTCCGGAATTGGGTGGCAGTGACGAGAACGACATCCTTTATCAGTTCGGCTACACCATCACCGATGGCAACGGCACCCCCGCGACCGGTAGCCTGAGCATCCTGATCGACGACGACAGCCCTATACAGTCGGGCGGTGAGCAGGAGCGGCCGTGGATTCGTGCTCAGGTGCATGAGGATGCGCTGGGCACTGGCAATGCGGAACCGGATAACCTGCCGGCGCAAACCACACAGGCCATCGGTGAGCCGGGCACGCTCAATAACCTTGTCGACTTCGGCGCCGACGGCCCTGGCAGCTTCCAGCTCGACACCCGTGCCGAAGCGCTGAGCGACCTGCAGGCGCTGGGTTTGTCATCAGCTGGCCAGGCGCTGGTCTATTCGGTGTCCGAAGATGGCACCACCCTGACTGCCACAGCCGGTGCGCAAGGTGCGCCAGTATTCACCCTGGTGGTCGGCGCGGACGGCAGCTACACCTTCACCCTGCTTGGGCCTATCGATCATACGCAGCAGGACGGTGTCGACTCGGAAACCCTGGGCAGTAGCGAGCTGTCGCTGGACTTCTCGAAGCTGCTGATCGCCACGGATTTCGATGGCGATGCCGTGCCTGGCGGTTTCGTCAGCGGTAGCTTCGTCATCGATATCGAGGACGATGTGCCGGTACAGATCGGCGGCGAGGAGCGTCCAGTGGTCACCGGCCAGGTGCAGGAAGATGCGCTGACTGGCGGCAATACCGAAGGCAGCGGACAGACGCTGACGGCCAGCGGTGCGGCCGGCACCCTGGATGCGCTGGTGGCGTTCGGTGCGGACGGTCGCGGCGGCTTCCAATTGAGCCAGGAGCCTGGCGCGCTGTCCGGCCTGCAGGGGCTGAACCTGATTTCCGGTGGCGTGGCACTGGTGTACAGTGTTTCCATCGATGGAACCACTTTGACGGCTACTGCAGGTGGGGGCGGCGATCCAGTCTTCACCCTGATAGTGCGGCCAGACGGCAGTTACGACTTCACCCTGCAAGGCCCGGTCGATCATCCGCAGCAGAATGGCGTGGACTCGGAAACCCTGGGCGGCAGCGAGCGGGTGCTGGATTTCTCCACCGTGCTGGTGGCCACAGATGGTGACGGTGACCCGATCTTCGGCGGCTTCGCCGAGGGCAGCTTCGTCATCGATATCGAGGACGATGTGCCGGTACAGATCGGCGGCGAGGAGCGTCCAGTGGTCACCGGCCAGGTGCAGGAAGATGCGCTGACTGGCGGCAATACCGAAGGCAGCGGACAGACGCTGACGGCCATCGGTGCGGCCGGCACCCTGGATGCGCTGGTGGCGTTCGGTGCGGACGGTCGCGGCGGCTTCCAATTGAGCCAGGAGCCTGGCGCGCTGTCCGGCCTGCAGGGGCTGAACCTGACTTCCGGTGGCGTGGCACTGGTGTACAGTGTTTCCATCGATGGAACCACTTTGACGGCTACTGCAGGTGGGGGCGGCGATCCAGTCTTCACCCTGATAGTGCGGCCAGACGGCAGTTACGACTTCACCCTGCAAGGCCCGGTCGATCATCCGCAGCAGGATGGCGTTGACTCCGAAATCCTCGGCGGCAGCGAGCGGGCGCTGGACTTCTCCGGTGTGCTGGTGGCCACCGATGGCGACGGTGACCCGATCTTCGGCGGCTTCGCCGAGGGCAGCTTCGTCATCGACATTGAGGATGATGTGCCAGTCCTGAAAAACCTCGATCCGCAGCAGGCGCTGCCGGGCGGGACGGTGCATGAGGATCTGCTGTCCTCGCCTTACACCGGCAATGCCGAGGGTGGCGCGCAGACCTTGGTGGTGAGTACCGCGACGGGCGCAGGCACGCTGAGTTCGCTGGTGTCCTTCGGCGCCGATGGCCCCGGTGTTTTCGGCCTGGTGGACGGCGATACGGCTACCGCGCTGCTCGATGCTCAGAGCCTGAAATCAGGCGGTGAGAACCTGGTCTATGACGTGGTGCAAACCGTTATCGACGGCAAGCTGGTAAGCACTACGCTGACGGCAGTATCCGCCGACATCCTGGGTAATTACCCGGTCTTCACCTTGCAGGTGAATGCCGATGGCAGTTTCAGTTTCACCCTGCAGGGGCCGATCGACCATCCGCAGGCCAATGGCGATGATGGCGAACTGTGGAGCAACGTAGGGGCTACCGGAATCGACTTCACCCAACTGTTCACCGCTACCGATGGCGATGGCGATCCGCTAAAACTGCCTGAGGGCAGCAGTGGGCTGTTCGTCATCAACATCGAGGACGATGTTCCAGAACTGGTGACCAGCGAGCCGGAGTACAGCCTGACCCTGACTTACCAGGGGGGCGATGCGTCCTATGCCAATAGCTACGGCTACTACATCAAGGGGCCGGACGGTGTCCCGGTCAGCGGTGTGGTGGTGTGGTCTGACACGACGCAACTGAGCATTGGCAGCAGCGTGACGCTGGAAGGCCTGGCCCCCGACAGCATTGGCTTCTTCATCATCCCTAACGGTGGTGCCAATGGCGTCAGCAATGGCACCGAGGTGAGCTTCGAGCTGGTCGATGGTCAGTGGCAGGTCTTTGCCAATGGTTCTCCGCTGGTAGGCGAAGGCGGTGCCAGTGTGGTGTTCGACAATCCGGCACTGAATCCGGATAACAAACCCCATGTTCAGGACAACGCCGCCCCTGGCAATCAGAACTGGGAAGACGTCAACAACAGCGGCAGCGACAACGACTACAACGACGTCAATATCCAGGCCACCTGGGCGAATAGCACACCGCCCGCCATCGGTGGCACCGTTCATGAAGACAAGCTCGACAGCCCGCATATCGGTAATCCCGAGTCCAGCCAGACCCTGGTAGTCAGCACCGCTACCGGCGCGGGTAGCCTGGCCTCGCTGGTGGCCTTTGGCGCCGATGGGCGTGGCAGCTTTGGCCTGGTCAGCAGCGAGGCCGCTACGGCCGCTCTCGATGGGCAGGGCCTGGCCTCGGCGGAAAGGCCACTGGTCTATACGGTCAGTGAAAGCCTCGACGACCAGGGCCATCTGCTCAGCACCACGCTCACCGCGACCGCTGCCGCAGAGGTCGGCGGCTATCCGGTGTTCACCCTGGTGATCAATGCCAATGGCAGCTTCAGTTTCACTCTGCAGGGGCCGATCGATCATCCGCAGGCGGACGGCAACGACAGTGAACTGTGGTCGAGCGATGGCAAGATCGGCATCGACTTCACCCACTTGCTGGCCATCACCGATGGTGACGGCGATCCGCTGAATATTCATGAAGGTGTGGGCGGCCTGTTCGTGATCAATATTGAGGACGACGTACCGACCCTGAGCCTCGGGATCAATACCCAGGCTCTGGCTCAGTTGGAAGTGGTGCTGGACGAAACCCGTGGCGAGCAGGATCGCTACGCCGCCAACGACGACACCAGCCAGGGCTATATCAATGACGATGCCGGCGGCGCGCTGGCGCGTACCACGACTCAGGTTTCTGGCGGTCTCAGCGCGTTGTTCAGCGTCAGCTCCGCGGCCGGGGCCGATGGTCAGGCATCGCTCAGTAGCAGCCTGAGCTTTACCGGCATCCCACCTGAGGGGCTGGCCACCACGTTGTCAGCTACTGACGGCGGTGCCATCCGTCTGATCGTCGATGCCTCCGATAGCCAACTGCTCAGAGGGCTCGACAGCAGCGGCGATACGGTCTTCACCATTGCCATCATCACGGTCGACGGTCAGGCGCAATTGCAGACCACTCTGTTCGAGGCCATTCGTCACCCGGACAACGGCCAGCGCTTCGATGAAGCGGTCGACCTGCTGATCAAGGACGGTTCGCTGAAACTGCAGTATCAGATGATCCTCGTCGATGGTGACGGTGATGCCGTCACCCGCAGCGAGAGTGTGGAGCTGGCCGGCGGTAAATCGTCGTATTTCTCCTTCCAGGACGACGGGCCGAAAATCACCGCGTTCTCCATTGCCGAGGAGGCCAAGCTCTATGTTGACGAGTCGGTTGGCGCGGGCGGCTCCAGCCAGAACGAGCCGGGATATGCCGCGCCAAATGACGAACTCGGGCATGGCAGCGTGCTGGGTTACGCGCGCATCCAGGGCAAGGACTTGTTCAGCCTGAGCGCCGACGGTGGCGCAGATGGCCTGGATGCCAGCCGCACCCGCTTCAGCCTGAGCCTCAGCGCCAATGGCGTGGATTCGGGCCTCGACGCCACGGCTGGTGGCGACATCCTGTTGTTCAAAGACGCTGACGGCAACATTCTCGGCAAGGCCAACGGCGTCACGGTGTTCAAGATCAGCGTCAATGCCATTGATGGTAGCGTAACGCTGGAGCAATACCAGGCTATCAAGCATGGCGATACCGATAGCCACGACGAGCTGGCGTCGATCAAGGAGGGCGTGCTGACACTCGGCGTGACCGTCTTTGACAAGGATGGCGACGTGCAGAGCGCCAGCCTGGATCTGGGCAAGGTGGTCGGCTTCGAGGACGACGGCCCATCGGCGCAGATCGCCTTGAACGCTCAGGTGAAACTGATCCTCGACGAGTCGCTGGGCACCGATCCGACGGACAGCAATGCCGCGCTGGACGACGATGTCTCGTCCAATACCTTCCCGGCTGGGTACGGTACGCCGATCGGGCTGATGCAGGGTGATCTGGTCGACGTGCAGAGCGCGGATGTGGGTACCGACGAAGCCGGCTCCAGCGTTGCCTTGAGCCTGAGCATCACTGACCCCAACTCCGGGCTGATGACCACCAGCGGGCAGGCGATCACGCTGTATCAGGAGAGCGATGGCAGCATCAACGGACGCATTGGTGGTGCGACCGGTACCGTGGTCATCGCCGTCAGCATGGATGCAGCAGGTGTGGTGACCGTGGCGCAGTATCAGGCGCTGCAGCACCCGACCTCACCGGACAGCCAGGACGAGTCCGTCAATTTGAGCGGCAAGCTCGAAGCGGTGCTGACGGTGACCGATGGCGATGGCGACGTGACGATTTCCAGGGTGGACATCGGTGGGCAGATTCTCTTCGAGGACGATGGCCCCCGCGTCATCCAGCCCGATTGTGCCGAGCTTCAGGAGCAGACTGGCTTCACCACTCAGGGCGTGATTCAGGCCGACTATGGCAGCGACGGCGGTGGCTTCGACCTGTCGGCCAACGCCGGGCCGACCGCTGACGGCCTGTTCTACAGCGTGGTCAAGGAGAACGGTGTCACCACACTGACGGCCACGGTCGGCGATGCCGATGGCGAGACGTTCTTCACCCTGACCGTCTACGACGATCCAGATGCGCTGGGCAATGGCAACAACTACGAGCTGACCATCTTCAATGCGCGCCCGGTGACCATTGCCGACTTCGATCTGCAGTCGATCGATGCCGGTCAGCCTGAGGCTTCGTTCCTCGTCGATAGTGGCGAAGGGCTGTCGGTCACCCTGACGGGCAGCGGTCTGGTCAACCCATCGAACCAGGGCGTCGGCGTCGGTGGCAACAACCTGATCAATGGCGCCGAGCAACTGCACATGGCCTTCAGCGCCACGGTCTATTCGGCCGAGGTCAGCGTGCAGAAACTGTCGTCCGGCGATCAGCTGTCCTGGCAGGCCTTCGACGAAAACGACCAACTGGTGGCCTCCGGTACGCAGAATGGCCAGGGCTCGGAGAACTCGGCGTTCACCTTCGACCTGGCCGGTTCGACCTTCACCTTCGGTTCGGCCGCCTCGCTGGCCGAGGGCTTCGTCAAGCTGACCTTTGCTTCCAACGACGGCGACTACCGCATCCAGAACATCGCCCTGGAGCAGCAGTTCCTGCCACCGAGTCTGGATCTGTCGTTCCACATTGACGTCGTCGATGGCGACAACGATGTGGTCAGCACCCAGCTGGATATCTGCTTCGTCAACGATCAACCATCCGGTGGTTTCGTCTTCGACCGTGTCGACGAAGAGGGCCTGCCAAACGGCATCGTGGGCGGCGTGGCGGATGATGACGGGGTTGCGACCATCGTCACCGGCAGCCTGGGCTATGACTATGGCGACGATGGCTTTGGCAGTTTCGCCTGGCAAACCGATGGTTTACCGGCCGTCACCTCGGGCGGCCAGTCTGTGGAGTATCAGGTCAGCGACAATGGCCTGGTGCTGACGGCGCAGACTGTGGGCAGTCAGCAGCCTGTGTTCACCGTGACCCTGACCAACACCGCGACGGGGGCGTTCCAGTTCCAGTTGCATGCACCGCTGGATCATCCTGCGCCCGCTTCGGGCAGCGTGGAAAACAACCTGGACTTCCAGTTCGGTTACCAGATGGTCGATGGCAATGGTTCCACGGCAAGCGGAGCACTGATCATTTCAGTAGACGACGACTCGCCGGCCCAGCCGAACGATATCGCCAAATCTGCCAGTGAGCCGCTGGGTATTCATACCAATCTCATGGTGGTACTGGACCTGTCTGGCAGCATGGACGACGCGCCCTCGGGCGTCAGTGGGTTCACTACCAAGCTGGCGCTGGCCAAGGATGCTGTGCAACGTCTGATCGACAGCTACGATAACCTTGGCGATGTGATGGTGCGCATCGTGACCTTTGCCAATACGGCCAGCGCCGTGGGTAATGTCTGGATGACGGCCAACGACGCCAAGGCCTGGTTGACCGCGCTGGCCAATAACGCCGGAAACGGCTCGACCAACTATGACGATGCGTTGATCAAGGCGATGAGCGCCTACGACTCGACCGGGAAGCTCACCGGTACCGGCGTGCAGAGCGTCTCCTACTTCCTCTCCGACGGGCAGCCGACGTTGTCCAACGCCAACCCGGGCAGCAATAACAGCGGCAGCCAGTACAACCCGGAACTGGGTGATGGTATCGGTGCCGGCGAAGAGGCGGACTGGATCGCTTTCCTGACGGCCAGGGGCATCAAGTCCTACGCACTGGGCATGGGGCTTGGCAGCGACCTCGACCAGACGTTGCTCAACCCGATCGCTTATGACGGCAAGGCTGGCGTCAATACCGATGGCATCCTGGTCTCCAACCTCAATCAGCTCAACGACACCCTGCAGGGTACGGTGACGGGGACGGTTATTACCGGCAACCTGATCGACGAAGGCAGCAATGGTTTCGGTGCAGACGGCCCGGGCGTGCTGCCAATCGCGTCGATCACGCACAATGGTGTGACCTATACCCGTGCCTCCGCGGCCTACGATGAAGCGACGCACACGCTGACCTTCACCACCGCAGGTGGCGGCGCGTTCAGCGTCAACCTGCTCACCGGAGCCTACACCTACAGTTTCAACGGAGATGTGGCCGAAAACCGGACGGACACCATTCGCTATACGCTGGTCGACCGGGACGGCGATGCTGCGACCGCCGAACTCAAGTTGACCATCACCGACAGCAGCGAGGTGCATGCCTACGATAACTACAACCAGGCTGTCGTAGGGCAGACATGGGTGACGCCGAACCCGGTGCCCAAGGTACTGGCGGACTTCTCCAGCACCAGCAATCCTGCCTCCTCAGGACCCAACTACAACCCCTGGATATTCGATACCTTTAACAACGGCAACGTAAGTGGCAATGAAACCACGGTGATTACGCAGGCCAATGTTCTGGACGTGTCGGGCAGCAAGTGGGGCGCCACCGCGCTCAGTTCTACCAATGGCGTCAGTGTGCAGAGTGGTGCGCTTCAGCTTATCGACAGCGACCGTAGCGCCGGTGTCAGCACCAAGGCGGCAACGCCGACCTTCGACGTTGCCAGCGACAGCACTGCCAGGGTTTCTTTCGATCTGGGTAGCATCAGAAACTTCAGCAGCAGCGGCACGGGCGATCAGTTCACCTGGACGTTATACAAGCAGAATGGCAGCGCTTGGGAGCTGGTGCAGAGTGGCACCCATGCATCCAGTAACTCGACTACTGTCACCAGCAATAGCGTGGGCGAGGGTACTTATCGTCTCTACTTCGAGGTCAATGATCGTACCAACAACAGCAGCAGCTACCGTGTAAGGGTGGACAACATCACCCTGATCACCGTGGCCGCCGCGATGCTGGTCGACACGGCCACGGCAGTTGCAGGTAACGTGCTGACCGACCCCAATAACTACCTCAATAGCGACCACCCTTGGGGCGCGGTGGACAGCAAGGGCAGCGAAGGGGCCGTACTCAGCGTTCTGGACAACGGCAACTTTGTCGCAGTCGGCACCTCGAAGACTCTCACAGGGCAGTGGGGTAGCTTGCTGATACAGGGTGATGGTGCCTACACCTACACGCCGGATCCCGACTACGCCAACCTGGGCAAGGAAGATGTCTTCACCTATCAACTGACCCAGCCCGATGGTGACGTCAGCACGGCGCGCCTGGTGGTTGGTATCGGCTCCGGCGTGGCGGTTCAGCCCAACGTGATAATGGGCCATGAGGCGCTCAACGACACCTTGCTGGGCAGCGAAGGCAGTGATGTGCTGCTGGGATTAGGCGGCAACGATACGCTCTATGGGCTGGGTGGCAATGACCGTCTGGAGGGCGGTGATGGCAACGACACCCTGATCGCCGGCAAGGGCAACGACATCCTCATCGGCGGTGGCGGCAATGACACCTTCGTCTGGACTGCTGATGATCGTGGCGGAAACTATCACGACATCATCAAGGACTTCGGCAATGGCGACGACAAGCTGGACCTGTCGCAGCTATTGCAGGGGATCGAAGAACCCGCCACGGCCGATGTGCTGACTCAGTATCTGAGCTTCGACTTCGTCAGTGATCCGGGTAGTACGGTGATCAACATCGCCAGCGCTGGAGGTGGCGCGCCGGTTGATCAGACCATCACCCTGGAAAATACCGTGCTGTCGGGCGGTAATGCAGCGGAAATCATCCAGGGCATGCTGGATAACCAGCAACTGGTCGCCTGA